The nucleotide sequence CAACCCGCGCGATCTCTCGTTGAGCCGTGCTCGAAAAGTCGTCGAGCGATCGCTGCTGACACACCCGCAAATTTTGCGGCAGTTCTTCCCGAATGGCCATGAAGCCCGAGTGCATTTCCGTTGCAATGGAGCGAGCGTGGGCGCGCGCGGCGCGATCGCTCGGCCAGCCCACCGTATCGGCAAAGTTTTCCCGCACATACTCCATAATGGCGAGCGAATCCCAGATCGCAATGTCACCATCCAGTAACACCGGCACCTTGCCAGCCGGGGTATAGCGATTGATCTCAGTCTGCCACTGCTCAGTAAACAGCGCTAACTTAATCTCTTCAAATTCCACCCCGCTCTGCCGCAAAAAGAGCCAGGCCCGCAATGACCATGAAGAATAGTTTTTGTTGCCGATAATCAGCTTCAGAGACACCGCAGTGGCCTTCTCAACTAAGTTGTCAACTCGCCGACACGGGTCGGATTTTTGACAGCCTAGCGCCTCTCTGGGTTCCTATCAAGCCGCAGCCGCTGGGCCGAAATATTCGGAGACAAAACTACCATGCAAACCATAGGGCACATGGTGCTGGAGCTTCAAACGAGCGATCGGGCCAGAAGTGATGTCCCGCGCATCCAGAATGAGTACATCAGAGCAGCGTCGCGCCGCATTATACGTCAACACCAGCAGCCAACCATCATCTTCCGCTTGGCTCTGGGGACGAGGCACAAATACCGGCTCCCCCATAAAGCCGCGTGGCGCTTCACTCCACAATTGTTCATCCCCAGTGACCAAATCGCGCTTCAGCAGCGCCTGTAATGGAGCATTGCCCTGGGAACTGTGCACCGCACCGATATATAAATAACGGTAAGTTTGGCCCACATGAGCGGGGTGCAGGGCAGGAAATTCACAACCGCGATCAATTAAACAGGTCGCCTTACTCGTTTCGGCCTCCAGATCCAACGCAAAACGCCAAAGCTGACCTTCCGGCACGTGGGAAAAATCCACATCTTTGAAGGTCATGCCCTCATCCAACGATGGAAAGTCCTGATAAACAATCGAGTCGACAAACACCTGACCATCCTGCTCAAACGCATTGGCATGGTGAAAGACAAAGCCCGCCGGAGCTTCGATGGATTTTAGCGGCCCATCACCATGACGGGGAATCAAGATGATGTTGGTTTTCGCTTGGGGATTAAACTCGACACATTCTCCCGCGCCTTTGAACCCCAAGATGAACGGAAAGGGATTGAAACTCACCGGATTTTGGAAAAAGATGACGTAGTTCGGCGTGATCATGCAGTCGTGCATGAAGGCAAAGCCAGGAATGCTGCGCTGGTAGGATTTGACGCGATCGCCCGACGGCGCAAACTCATGGATGCGAATCGTACTCGACAGCCCGGTTTTAATCGAAAAATTCACCAAGCGCGGTTCCTGGCCTTGCTCAGGATGGCCCGGATCAATCTTGGGATGGGCGGCAAACGCATCGCCCGGTTCCAGCAAGCCGTCTAAGTTATCTAGCCCCAGCGTGGCTAAAGTCGCGGGATCGAGGCGGTGCGGTTCAGCCGCTTCCCACAGGGCCAGGAGCTTGCCGCCCCAGTAAATGACGTGGGTGTTGGCGATATTTTTCAGCTTAAGATCAAACAGATTGGCCCACCAGCCGCCGGGCTTTTGGGTACCAAATACGCCCCGGTACAGGGGTTTACCTGCGGCCTGCTCCGCGACATAGCCCTCAGTACGCACAAAGCGGTTGCGATAGTAGGCCCGCCCCTCTTTGAAGGCAATGCTGCTGATCATGCCGTCGCCATCAAAGGGATGCTTGAGACGATGACCGTGGATGTCGAGCAGTCCCGGTCCGTTGCGAAACAGGGTGCCTTCCAGCTCAGCGGGAATCGTGCCCTCAATGTCGTCAATCCAGTAGGCAAATTCTTCGGGCTGTGATCGATAGCCGCTGCGCCAGTCATCCATATCAAAGGACGGGGCAGCATTAACTTCAGTATTTTGAGGCGAAGGCAGCGTTTGCATAAGTGTTGAAAAGATCGATGGATAGCAAGGAAATCAAAAGTGGGCAGAGTGCGTTTTGCGCTGGGTTGCAGCCGCGATCGCACCCTCGACGCAAGACCTTGATGATACGGCTTGGGGAATCGCTCACGTCATGTTTCTGACTCCACGGCCCCCAGCGGCAGAGGCACGGGTGCACTGATATCGACATCGGGCATGAACTGCTCGGATTGGCTAGCTTTGAGGGAAGCGCTGGAAGCGATCGTCCCTTCTCCCTGAGCCGACGTGGTGGGCAACAAAAACAGTAGCGGCAGCGGCAGCAACGTCGACAAGTTAGTCAACGTCACCAGCAGCCACAAATTGTCAAAATTGGTTTCGGTGACGCCCAGCCAATGAGTCAAAATCGCGCCAAACTCATGGGAGAGCAGCCCCGCCAAATTCACGATTGACATGAGCAGGGCAAACAGGGTCGCCTCTACCCCAGGCGGACAGATGCGGGCGGATAAAACCAGGACGGGCATAAACGAAATTTCGCCCATGACAGTCAAAATCAAGCTGTCGCCCAGGCTAAACCATTCGTCGCCGATGCCCAGAGCCCGATTGGTGTGGGTCACCAGCAGCAACATCGTGAAGCCCAGCAGCGTTGACAACACCGTGGACCAGGCAAAAATTGTGCGGAAAGGCACCGCCTTCAGAAAGCGCTGAAAGATCCAGACGCCCAATAAGGCGGCGATACTCGTCACGAGGCGCACCCGCCCCAAAAATTCGGGCTCAAACCCCAAATCATTGGTGGTGAAAAAGAAGAAGGCAGAGTCCGCCGTCGGCGTCGCTTGCCAGAGAAACAGGAACAGCGCGGGCATCCAAATCACCTTTTGGCTCACCGCGCCTTTGAGCTGTTTAATTTGTCCGCCAATCACTTGCCAAGTCGAGGTTTCGGTGACCGGATCTTCGGCAATCCACCAGGCCACGAGAGAAACGACCAGCGGAAACGTCGCCGTGACGCCAAAGACCGATCGCGTGCCCACATATTCCAGCAGCAGACCACCGAGATAGGCCGTGATGATGCCGCCCAAAGCCGACGAGCCCCAGGCCAGCGATTGCAGCGTTCCTGCATCGCTCTGCGACTCTCGCCGCGCTCGCTCTACCACAAGGGAATCGACAATCACATCGCCAACTGCCACGGAGAGAGAACTGAGAGTAATGGCGGCGATCGCCACCCAAGCCGTATTCACCACCGTCGCCATCGCCAACCAAGACGCGGCTCCCAGCAGTCCCGACAGGATGAGATAAGGCCGCCGCCGATACCCCAAAATCGGGAATCCATCAGACATAAAGCCCAACAGCGGCTTAATCGTCCAGGGCGCAGCAGCGATCCCCGTCAAGGCCGCCACTTCGGCAGGGGTCAGCCCCAAATCGTCTTTCAGAAAGAAGCTCACCGCCAACCGCGCCAGGCCCAAAATGCCTTGCACAAAGTACACCAGCAAAATCGCGGTGAGTTCTAACGAAGCCTCCTGACCAAACAGAATGCGTTTTTCCACAAACTGCTGCCAGCTGCTCTTTTGAATGGAAGAGTCGGTCATATAAATCTTGATAGCGATCGCAGATCACGCGACCGCTATCTGCTTTCACCAATTATTGCGTTTTATTAACCCTCTCCATGATAAACACTTCGTCTCCAACAAGCAGCGGCGATGTTGTCGCATTGCGGCGGCAGTCTCCCCTTGTGACCATACAACGATGTCAACAACCTCCAGAAAGCCTGGCTGTAAACGGGGCACCACCCTAGACATTGAGGCTCATTCAGTCAACGGCAGGCGCTCATTTACGGCTAATTCGGTACGGTGAGTTCGGTGTAAAAATTCGCCATCGGAGTGGGGTTCTTGTCACTGTTGGTTCCTAAAACAAAGGCGCATCATAAGAGTCATAGAACGCAAGCAAAAAACACTCTCGCAAAAGTTTTAGGAGGCAATTCATGATTGTTCGTTACTGGCATCCTTTCCAAGAAGTTGAAACTCTCCGCCGTCAACTCGACAGCGTTTTCAATGAAGTCAGCAACGCCATGGACTCACCCGCGGCATGGACGCCTGCCATTCGTTTGGTGGAAAACGAAGATCAGTACGTTTTGACCGTTCAGCTATCAGGCATTATCCCTGACAGCATTGACATTCAGGCCACTCGTGAAAGCATTGTGATTAGCGGTGAGCGTCAACAGCCGGAGGTCCCAGAAGGCGATCGCGTACTCCACGACGACATTCACTACGGCAATTTCCGTCGCGTTGTGAATCTGCCAGAAGCCATTCAAAATGATGCTGTATCGGCCAACTTTGAGCATGGTTTCCTAACCCTAACCCTGCCTAAAGTGGAAGAAGTTCGCAACAAAGTTGTGAAAGTCAGCCTGAAGGGTCAAACCGCAGAAAACCCTCAAGAGTTGCCCGAAGCGGATGCTTAATTGGGCCGCTTAGTTCGACAAGTGAGCAAGTTAGTAAGTCATGGTGTTGGGGGCAGCGATCGCTGCCCCTTTTTTCTTAAATTAGTCATTTTAGAAGCTGGCTACCTGAGGGATTGACGACCATTGCACTCGTCACCAACATCGGCGATCGCCCCAATACAGCCACCTGTTTGGTCAAGTCCAGACGCTTGATTTAAGATAAAAGCAGACTGAAATTTTCGACATCTCCTGTTCATAGGCATTTATGGCAACATCGACCGTTTCTGAAACAGTTTTGGCCGAAGAGGTAGAAAAGCGCCGCAATTTTGCGATCATCTCTCACCCTGACGCGGGTAAAACGACCCTGACTGAAAAGCTGTTGCTGTATGGAGGTGCCATCCACGAAGCCGGGGCCGTCAAAGCGCGGCGAGCCCAGCGCCACGCCACCTCTGACTGGATGGAGATGGAGCAACAGCGCGGCATTTCGATTACCTCGACGGTGTTGCAGTTTGACTACCGCGACGTGCGCATCAATCTGCTGGATACACCGGGCCACCAAGACTTTAGTGAAGACACCTACCGGACGCTGGCGGCGGCGGACAATGCGGTCATGCTGGAAGATGCCGCTAAAGGCTTGGAACCGCAGACCCGCAAGCTGTTTGAAGTGTGTCGGATGCGATCGCTGCCCATCTTCACCTTCTTCAACAAGATGGATCGCCCGGCACGTGAACCGCTGGAATTACTCGACGAAATTGAGCAGGAATTGGGCCTCGCGACCTACGCCGTGAACTGGCCCATCGGCATGGGCGAACAGTTTCGTGGTGTCTTTGATCGCCGCAAGCGCCAGTTCCATCTCTTTGAACGAACGGCTCACGGTAGTAAGGCCGCCGGCAAAACCGTTTTGGACTTAGGCGATCCGCGTATCGAAGATTTAGTCGATCAAGACCTCTATTATCAGTTCAAAGAAGAGCTCGAAATGATCGAAGAGCTAGGAGCTGAGTTGGATTTGGCGGCGATTCACGCCGGGCAGCTCTCCCCGGTCTTTTTTGGGAGCGCCATGACTAACTTTGGCGTGCAGCTTTTCCTCGACGCTTTTTTGGACTACGCGCTGAAGCCCGCGCCGCGCAACAGTACGCAAGGAGAGATCGAGCCCACTGCGGAGGATTTCTCCGGCTTTGTGTTTAAGCTACAGGCCAATATGGACCCGAAACATCGCGATCGCGTGGCGTTTATTCGCGTCTGCTCCGGCAAGTTTGAGAAAGACATGGTGGTCAACCATGCGCGATCGGGCAAAAACGTGCGCCTCTCTCACCCCCAAAAGTTGTTTGCACAAGGTCGCGAATCCCTGGAAGAGGCTTATCCCGGCGATGTCATCGGCCTGAATAATCCCGGGGTGTTTGCGATCGGCGACACCATTTATCAAGGCCAAAAGCTGGAATACGAAGGTATTCCTTGCTTCTCGCCCGAACTATTTGCCTATCTCAAAAATCCCAATCCCTCAAAGTTCAAGCAATTCCACAAAGGCGTGACCGAGCTGCGGGAAGAAGGCGCAGTCCAAATCATGTTCTCTGCCGACGAATCGAAGCGCGACCCCATTCTGGCAGCAGTCGGGCAACTCCAGTTCGAAGTGGTGCAGTTCCGTCTGCAAAACGAGTACAACGTTGAAACCCGGTTGGAACCGCTGCCCTACAGCGTGGCTCGCTGGGTCGAAGGGGGTTGGGAAGCGTTGGACAAAGCCGGTCGTCTCTTCAACACCACAACGGTCAAAGATAGCTGGGGGCGTCCGGTGCTCTTATTCCGCAATGAGTGGAATGTGGGGCAAGTGGAGGGCGATCATCCAGGCCTGAAGTTGCGCAAAACCGCCCCTGTGGTCTCCGGTCAGCAAGTCGAGGATCTGTAATCTGTGGGCTTTGCAAAATCGATGTCAGCAGCACAAAGCCGTACAGGCTCCATCCTGTACGGCTTTTCAGTATCTGTGTCTGACCGATTATTCGGCTTCTTCTGCTCCAGCCCCAGCACCGATCAACACTTCGCCTTGCAACATCTTTTGCGCCGCTTCTAACAGCGCTTCTTCCAGATAAGGCTTGGTGAAGTAGCCACTAGCCCCTAAATCCACAGCCATCTGACGGTGACGATCCGCACCACGCGAGGTCAGCATGGCGATGGGAATGTTTTTCAACATGCTGTCTTTCTGCATTCTGGATAGCAGTTCGAGGCCATCCATGCGCGGCATTTCAATATCGCAGAAGACCAAGTCGCAGGGCAAGCCCGATCGCATTTTCTCCCAGGCTTCCTGACCGTCGCGCGCTTGCTCGACCCGGTAGCCCACCTTGTTGAAACTCATCGACAACAACTCGCGTACCGTAATCGAGTCGTCCACAATGAGAACCGTCGGTTCGGCCTTGACCGGAGCTGCATCCTCTTCCGGCGGCAATTCGACTTGTGCCCAAATAGAAGAGCCAGCTTCTCGTCGTACCCGTCCCTGAGCAATGTCAATCAGTTCTAATACGTCACCAATCGGCATGACGCGACCATCCCCGAGCACCGTCGCCCCGGCAATGCCCATCGGCTTGGGTACAGGGCCTTCGATTTGCTTAATTACAATCTCTTGCTCGCCCAGGACGCGATCGACCTGGATGCCGATGTAGGTATTGGCGTTCCGCAGCACCACGATGGAGACCATGTCGTCATCTTGGCTGCCGCCATACACCCGGCCCCGGCCCAGCGATCGGTTGAACTGCAACAGATCTGATAGGGGTTGGAAGGTCAGCGACATGTCGCGCCACTGGATAAATGACTGACCTTCTTCATTCGTTTGCACTCGCTCACGAGGCACATCAAACATGTCCTCGACCCCGTCCATCGGGAAAGCGATGCGAGCCTGGTTATTCAGACAGCTCAACGCCTTGGAAATACTCAGCGTAAGCGGTAGACGAATCGTGAAGCTAGTGCCTTTGCCTAATTCTGAATCGATATTGATCGAACCACGAATCTCCGACAGGGCCGATCGCACCACATCCATGCCAACCCCTCGCCCCGCAAAGTCATCAGCCTGATCGCGGGTGGTAAAGCCGTGATGGAAAATGAGCTCGTAGGTCTCTAGCTTATTCATGCGATCGGCTTCTGCCTGGGTGATTAACCCTTTTTGAATCGCCTTACGTTTCAGCACATCGGGATTAATACCTGCGCCATCGTCTTCGATGTAGATGACCGTTTGATTACCTTGATAAAAGGCGCGCACCGAAATTTTGCCTTCTCGGGGTTTGCCCAGTGCAGCCCGCTCTTCTGGTGGCTCGATGCCGTGGGTAATGGCATTGTTGACCAAGTGGGTCATGGGATCATAAAGCCGCTCCAGCAGCATCTTATCGATGAGGGTTTCTCGGCCTTCAACCACCAGCCGCGCTTCTTTGCCGCATTTAATCGAAATGTCGCGAACGGCTCTGGGCAAGCGATCGGCAGTTTGAGCAAACGGCACCATGCGAGCCTTGTTCAAGCCCTCTTGCAGTTGCGTCGTCACCTGCCGGAATTGACGGGCAATCTGATCGGTCGATTCCACCGTGTAGGCAATATCAGACGACGACTCTCGCACTCGCACGATGAGCTCAATCATCTCTTGAGTCAGGGTATGGAAGCCGGTGAAGCGGTCCATCTCCAGGGCATCGAAGCTTGCACCTGTGGCGTGGCTGTCACCATTGCTGCCATTAGTCGTGGTCGAAAACACACTGCCACCGGCATGAAAAGCCTGACGACTCGCTAAGAGTGAGCTTTCGAGCAGCGATCGCTCGTATAGGTCGCGCATCCGCTGCCCCACATCATTCAATTGCTGCACTTGGAAGAGCAGATTGTCGAGGAACTGGCGGAAGCGATCTTGGTCTTGTTCCAGCGAGTTGCGGTTAACGACCAGTTCGCCGACAAGGTTATTGAGATTATCCAGGTGTTTAACCGAAACTCGCATCGTCTGGTCAACGATGCCACCCACTCGTCGGGTCGATCGGCCTGGGCCGGGCGATCGCATACTCGTAGAGCCACCCCCTAGAGTTTGATCGGCCTCTTCTAGAAGTTTTTCCAGATCCCCAAATTCATCGCTAGCCGGTTCACCGCCATCGTCTGTAATCGCCACCGTAGCTGGGGCATCAGTATCACCAATGAGCGCATCCAACTCATCAAAATCGACGTCGAGCTCAGCCGCTGCCGTGGGCACAGGCGCTGCTGCGTCATCGTCCAGCAGGGCATCTAAATCGCCAAATTCGTCATCGCTGGACACTGCTAGCTCATCCAGCGCCAGAGACTCAGTTGCCTCGTCGGCGTCATCGTCAGCCAGCATCGCGTCGAGGTCATCAAATCCGCTCTCGTCGTCACCGTCGAGATTGAGATCATCCAGACCTAGCGACCCATCCGCCGCATCTTCACTGGCATCTAAATCCAGATCCAACTCTCCCAGGTCATTGTCAACCGCACTATCCCCTGACTCGTCGAATAGATCGCTAGCTTCTACCTCTGCGCCTAAGTCTTCCAGCTCCGAATCTTCGAGACCAGATTCTGCCAAGCCCAAGTCGTCAAAATCACTGTCATCGATCGCAGCAGTCTCTTGACTATCAGATTCGGGTGCGAGCTCAAGATCAACGTCATCCGATCCACTATCAGTATCGAAATCTAGCAGTGGGGCAGACGCATCAGAGGCATCATCAGCGTCACTGACTGCTCCAGCCAGGTCGGTGCCAATGCCTACGGTTGCATCTTCTGTGTTGGTAGACGCCACCTCGACCGCTGACTCATCCGTGCTGAAAAAATCATCAATATCATCGCTGGGAGCGGCAACCGTGACCTCTGCGTCCGAGGAACTAACGTCATCGCTGCCAAAAAAGTCGTCAGTATCATCACCGCTAGAAGCAACGCCAGTATCCATTAACTCAACGTCGGCAGTGCCAAATAAGTCATCACTATCATCAGCGCTGGTATCTTCACCAAACAAGTCATCGCTGTCGTCAGGCGTAGCTGAGTCGCCACCTTCGGCTTCGATCGCCGCAGTATCGTTCTCTAAAGCCAACGCCTCATCACTATCATCAGCGAAGGTTAAGTCAAAGTCATCCGATGCCGCATCACTGACGTCCGGCAAAGTTGTTGCCGCCTCAGAGGGAATCGTCGCCTCATCTAGCAGGTCATCTAAGTCGGTTTCGTCACTACCAGCAGCACTGCCAGTCTCTTCGTCAAATAGGAAATTTTCATCGCCTACCAAACTTGACGTGTCAGATGCAGTCTCGTCAAGAAAATCTAAATCGGTGTCGTCTGTGGGTGCATCACCAGCAAACAGGCTACTGAGATCAGAATCTGCTGCAGGCGTCGTGGCATCTGCCCCAGCCGCAGCATCGGTTACCGAGGATGCATCACTGGCTGCAGCCGTCCCAAACAAATCGTCAAAATCGTCAGCCTCGTCTTCCTGAGTTGCAGCGTCGGTTTCATCGATTTCAGGAAAGTCGCTGAAATCTAGATCTGAGCTGGCTGAGTCTGAGCTGGCTGAGGCCGGCGCAGTCTCATCTGACCAATCATCCAAAGCACCTAATGCCAGCTCAGTGTCATCGCTGGTAGAGTCGTCGCTCCCTGTGGACCATGGATCGGCGATCGCGCCAAAATCATCGATCTCTGTAGACGGCGCCGTGTCTGAAGCTGCAGCAGACTCTAGGGCCGCATCGTGATCGCCAGCGTCAAACTCAAGCGATGCTTCTGAAACTTCGTCAACGGTTTCAGAAACGGTCGTCTCACCGCCAAACAAATCATCAAAATCGTCGATATCAGTCCCGACGTCAGCTGGTGATGCCGCAAACTCGAGCTCCTCCGAAGAAGACTCATCCAGGCCCAAATCTAAATCGTCCCCCAGATCGTTAGAGCCGTCTTCAGTAGTAGCTTCTAAGCCATCCAGTAACGAGTCTAAGCCGCTGTCATCAGTCTCAGTGGCTACGGCCTCGGCATCGCTGGGTTCCTCCCCAAGATTTAACAAATCATCGAGGTCATCATCAGCTTCCGACGAGACCGCGACTTCAGCATCGCCAAAGTTACTGTTATCGCCGAAGAGATCAGCCAGATCGCC is from Leptolyngbya iicbica LK and encodes:
- a CDS encoding Hsp20/alpha crystallin family protein, with product MIVRYWHPFQEVETLRRQLDSVFNEVSNAMDSPAAWTPAIRLVENEDQYVLTVQLSGIIPDSIDIQATRESIVISGERQQPEVPEGDRVLHDDIHYGNFRRVVNLPEAIQNDAVSANFEHGFLTLTLPKVEEVRNKVVKVSLKGQTAENPQELPEADA
- a CDS encoding glutathione S-transferase family protein, with product MSLKLIIGNKNYSSWSLRAWLFLRQSGVEFEEIKLALFTEQWQTEINRYTPAGKVPVLLDGDIAIWDSLAIMEYVRENFADTVGWPSDRAARAHARSIATEMHSGFMAIREELPQNLRVCQQRSLDDFSSTAQREIARVERLWQDGFERYGGPWLCGEFSISDVMYVPVALRFVTYGIQLEPTAQQFVTRTQALESVKAWCRDAAHEAETLPFIDAAARPYS
- a CDS encoding carotenoid oxygenase family protein; this encodes MQTLPSPQNTEVNAAPSFDMDDWRSGYRSQPEEFAYWIDDIEGTIPAELEGTLFRNGPGLLDIHGHRLKHPFDGDGMISSIAFKEGRAYYRNRFVRTEGYVAEQAAGKPLYRGVFGTQKPGGWWANLFDLKLKNIANTHVIYWGGKLLALWEAAEPHRLDPATLATLGLDNLDGLLEPGDAFAAHPKIDPGHPEQGQEPRLVNFSIKTGLSSTIRIHEFAPSGDRVKSYQRSIPGFAFMHDCMITPNYVIFFQNPVSFNPFPFILGFKGAGECVEFNPQAKTNIILIPRHGDGPLKSIEAPAGFVFHHANAFEQDGQVFVDSIVYQDFPSLDEGMTFKDVDFSHVPEGQLWRFALDLEAETSKATCLIDRGCEFPALHPAHVGQTYRYLYIGAVHSSQGNAPLQALLKRDLVTGDEQLWSEAPRGFMGEPVFVPRPQSQAEDDGWLLVLTYNAARRCSDVLILDARDITSGPIARLKLQHHVPYGLHGSFVSEYFGPAAAA
- a CDS encoding folate/biopterin family MFS transporter — translated: MTDSSIQKSSWQQFVEKRILFGQEASLELTAILLVYFVQGILGLARLAVSFFLKDDLGLTPAEVAALTGIAAAPWTIKPLLGFMSDGFPILGYRRRPYLILSGLLGAASWLAMATVVNTAWVAIAAITLSSLSVAVGDVIVDSLVVERARRESQSDAGTLQSLAWGSSALGGIITAYLGGLLLEYVGTRSVFGVTATFPLVVSLVAWWIAEDPVTETSTWQVIGGQIKQLKGAVSQKVIWMPALFLFLWQATPTADSAFFFFTTNDLGFEPEFLGRVRLVTSIAALLGVWIFQRFLKAVPFRTIFAWSTVLSTLLGFTMLLLVTHTNRALGIGDEWFSLGDSLILTVMGEISFMPVLVLSARICPPGVEATLFALLMSIVNLAGLLSHEFGAILTHWLGVTETNFDNLWLLVTLTNLSTLLPLPLLFLLPTTSAQGEGTIASSASLKASQSEQFMPDVDISAPVPLPLGAVESET
- a CDS encoding response regulator, which gives rise to MMPEQQQRILGYFIEEAKDHLNTIEQGLLNLQSTIQDPEMVTEVFRAAHSVKGGAAMLSLGSIQATSHRLEDYFKLLKEAPTTQIDRDLETMFLQVFDGLQALLEELQGPFGLTEEKAQEVMADIEPVFDDLESHLNELIAAAPAAAPAAAATAPAPAQATRTVASSSEDSALKLVFSSDVPGHLREMLTLFKQVDTEASRSALQACCDALKRVGEQFDLSLWCDLTTAARHAVGNSDQTYRSLAPVIIKELKRAQEQVLSGQANAIVVSAELESLMPLLVETEDVVGDIDSLLDDALSTTEEPDLADLFATETESATGAEADLDWLDFSEDAADTAASSSDDDLADSLSALTNDDSQAELPREPTVGTAELNSLADLFEGEVSELDSPWEEISESEAAVADTPSPDIELDSDFSDLLDGSLGEDDDADSSGDLADLFGDNSNFGDAEVAVSSEADDDLDDLLNLGEEPSDAEAVATETDDSGLDSLLDGLEATTEDGSNDLGDDLDLGLDESSSEELEFAASPADVGTDIDDFDDLFGGETTVSETVDEVSEASLEFDAGDHDAALESAAASDTAPSTEIDDFGAIADPWSTGSDDSTSDDTELALGALDDWSDETAPASASSDSASSDLDFSDFPEIDETDAATQEDEADDFDDLFGTAAASDASSVTDAAAGADATTPAADSDLSSLFAGDAPTDDTDLDFLDETASDTSSLVGDENFLFDEETGSAAGSDETDLDDLLDEATIPSEAATTLPDVSDAASDDFDLTFADDSDEALALENDTAAIEAEGGDSATPDDSDDLFGEDTSADDSDDLFGTADVELMDTGVASSGDDTDDFFGSDDVSSSDAEVTVAAPSDDIDDFFSTDESAVEVASTNTEDATVGIGTDLAGAVSDADDASDASAPLLDFDTDSGSDDVDLELAPESDSQETAAIDDSDFDDLGLAESGLEDSELEDLGAEVEASDLFDESGDSAVDNDLGELDLDLDASEDAADGSLGLDDLNLDGDDESGFDDLDAMLADDDADEATESLALDELAVSSDDEFGDLDALLDDDAAAPVPTAAAELDVDFDELDALIGDTDAPATVAITDDGGEPASDEFGDLEKLLEEADQTLGGGSTSMRSPGPGRSTRRVGGIVDQTMRVSVKHLDNLNNLVGELVVNRNSLEQDQDRFRQFLDNLLFQVQQLNDVGQRMRDLYERSLLESSLLASRQAFHAGGSVFSTTTNGSNGDSHATGASFDALEMDRFTGFHTLTQEMIELIVRVRESSSDIAYTVESTDQIARQFRQVTTQLQEGLNKARMVPFAQTADRLPRAVRDISIKCGKEARLVVEGRETLIDKMLLERLYDPMTHLVNNAITHGIEPPEERAALGKPREGKISVRAFYQGNQTVIYIEDDGAGINPDVLKRKAIQKGLITQAEADRMNKLETYELIFHHGFTTRDQADDFAGRGVGMDVVRSALSEIRGSINIDSELGKGTSFTIRLPLTLSISKALSCLNNQARIAFPMDGVEDMFDVPRERVQTNEEGQSFIQWRDMSLTFQPLSDLLQFNRSLGRGRVYGGSQDDDMVSIVVLRNANTYIGIQVDRVLGEQEIVIKQIEGPVPKPMGIAGATVLGDGRVMPIGDVLELIDIAQGRVRREAGSSIWAQVELPPEEDAAPVKAEPTVLIVDDSITVRELLSMSFNKVGYRVEQARDGQEAWEKMRSGLPCDLVFCDIEMPRMDGLELLSRMQKDSMLKNIPIAMLTSRGADRHRQMAVDLGASGYFTKPYLEEALLEAAQKMLQGEVLIGAGAGAEEAE
- the prfC gene encoding peptide chain release factor 3, translating into MATSTVSETVLAEEVEKRRNFAIISHPDAGKTTLTEKLLLYGGAIHEAGAVKARRAQRHATSDWMEMEQQRGISITSTVLQFDYRDVRINLLDTPGHQDFSEDTYRTLAAADNAVMLEDAAKGLEPQTRKLFEVCRMRSLPIFTFFNKMDRPAREPLELLDEIEQELGLATYAVNWPIGMGEQFRGVFDRRKRQFHLFERTAHGSKAAGKTVLDLGDPRIEDLVDQDLYYQFKEELEMIEELGAELDLAAIHAGQLSPVFFGSAMTNFGVQLFLDAFLDYALKPAPRNSTQGEIEPTAEDFSGFVFKLQANMDPKHRDRVAFIRVCSGKFEKDMVVNHARSGKNVRLSHPQKLFAQGRESLEEAYPGDVIGLNNPGVFAIGDTIYQGQKLEYEGIPCFSPELFAYLKNPNPSKFKQFHKGVTELREEGAVQIMFSADESKRDPILAAVGQLQFEVVQFRLQNEYNVETRLEPLPYSVARWVEGGWEALDKAGRLFNTTTVKDSWGRPVLLFRNEWNVGQVEGDHPGLKLRKTAPVVSGQQVEDL